The genome window ATCTAGTATCGATAAAGGTGTGTTGGCTGGTTATCCCTGTGTAGATCTCAAGGTTACTTTGACTGATGGTGCTTTCCACCCTGTGGATTCTAGTGCGATCGCCTTTGAAATTGCTGCCAGAGCAGGTTATCGTCAATCCATTCCTAAAGCAGGGCCTCAAATTCTTGAGCCTATTATGAATGTAGATGTATTTACCCCTGAAGATCACATCGGAGACGTAATTGGTGACATTAACCGTCGTCGTGGCATGATCAAATCCCAAAACACTACCCCCATGGGTGTCAGAATCAAAGCTGAAGCTCCTTTGAGTGAAATGTTTGGTTATATCGGTGATTTACGTACCATGACTTCTGGACGTGGTCAATTCTCTATGGAATTCTCTCATTATGCTCCTTGTCCTAGAAATATTGCTGAGGATGTAATTAAGGAAGCTAAAGAGCGCGAATTAGCATTGGCTAAATAATCAAAACCATTAATCATTAAATAGGTTTTGTGGGTGGGCATTGCCCACCTTTTTTTATGGGGAAAAATGCTACGCAAAAAAAAGCCCCCCACCCAGTGGGTGAGAGGTTTAAAGTGAGGGCAAACAAATAGATGGAGAAGGGATTATGGTCATAATCCCATGGTGTTGTTTTTTATCTGCGCCAAGATACCTTGGGTAAGATTTGTTCTAAATTAGCTCTATCTTTGTACTTAGTAGCAAAGTTAAGTAAAGAATCGAGTAAAGAATCAGAGAGATAATGGGGTTGTAAACCTAAATCTAATAATTTGGTATTTTTGGCGTTGAAATAATGTTCCTCTAATTCAACTCTCGGGTTATCAATATTGTTAACTTCCACTTTTAAACCGATGGTTTGTCCTGCTTTTTGAACCATGGTAGCCAAGTCATTGATACTAAATCTTTCAGTAAATTGGTTAAATACTCTGAATTTTCCAGCTTCCGCAGGATTGGCGATCGCTAATTCCATACATCTTACGGTATCACGAATATCTAATAAAGCTCTGGTTTGTTGTCCGCTACCATATACCGTCAAAGGATGTCCTAAAGCGGCCTGAATACAAAAACGGTTGAGAGCAGTACCAAATACGCCATCATAGTCAAGACGGTTAACCAACATCTCATCCATGCCAGTTTCCTCAGTCAAGACACCATAAACAATACCTTGGTTTAAATCAGTGGCACGAATACCCCATACTTTACAAGCAAAGTGGATATTATGACTATCATGTACCTTACTTAAGTGATAGAAGCTACCAGGCTGTTTAGGATAAGGTAATACATCCTTACGACCATTATGTTCAATTTCGATATAACCTTCTTCAATATCAATATTAGGAGTACCATATTCGCCCATAGTACCCAATTTAACTAAGTGAGTATCAGGAAACTCCTCTTTGAGAGCATAGAGAATATTAAGAGTACCCACCACGTTATTAACTTGGGTAAATACAGCGTGTTCCCTATCAATCATAGAATAAGGGGCGCTGCGTTGTTCCCCAAAATGCACCACAGATTCAGGCTCAAACTGACGAAACGCTTTAATCAAAAAATCGTAGTTAGTAATATCGCCGATGAATAACTCAATTTTTTTACCAGTTAACTCATACCATCGTTGAATACGCTTCTGAATGGGAGCGATGGGGGTTAGGGTTTGTGAGCCTAATTTGTCATCCCAGTGACGACGGGCTAAACTATCGAGAATTGCTACTTCATATCCTTTATTGGAGAGGTGCAGGGCTGTCGCCCATCCACAGTAACCATCTCCACCTATTACTAATGCTTTCATCTTACTATTTGTACTTTAATATCAATATTTAGGTTAATTTACCAATTATTGGTACTCAAAAGATCATTAAATATGATTTTTTTGCTTAAAATCCAATTTATCACTAATTTTTCCTTTCTATATAGCTGATGTGTTAAAGAATACAATAAAATCATGGCTAAGTACTTACTAGATCGATCATTGATGGTTAGGGGTTAACTAGATTTTGCTCCAAAAGTCCAAAACTTAGCTATGGGTTATGAGGGAGATCGCACATAACTAAAATCTTTCGAAGTCTGACAATTTCAACAGTAATCGGAGACTAACAAAAAAGGGTTAATGTTGATATAGTAACAATTCCTCTTATTTTTTTATTCCTAATTGAGTAATTAAATGGTTCAATTCTGGCAGAATCAACTTTTCCATGGCCAATGTTACAGCGTTACTAGAGCCTGGTAAAGAAAATATTATTTTGTTGTTATATATACCTGCGATCGCCCTTGAAATCATAGCCCTAGAGCCAATTTCTTGATAGGAAAGATAACGAAAAATTTCACCAAACCCCGGTATTTCTTTATCTAATAAACCATCAACAACATCAAAAGTATTATCCCTTGGACTTATTCCTGTACCACCGCTTAAAATCAATATATCTATAGTTTCTCTTTTAGATAAATCATTTATTGATAGTTTTATCTGGTCTGAATTATCTTTTATAATGTCGTAATAACTAATATTGTGACTATTCTTAGTTAGTTTATTTTTAATAATCTGACCACTTTTATCAGTATCAACAGTTCGAGTATCACTAATAGTAATTACAGCACAATTAACAACTATAAATTCTTTATCTTTATGGGGAATAACCATAAAATTAAGTGAGGAATATGTGAAAAATTATCGATAGTAAACCTAACCCTTAAAACCCACCATAATAATTAAGACTTGCTAAATCCTAACCCATGTTCTTCGGCGTAACGTTCCATAAAACGCATGAATCTTTCCCATTCTTCCACAGACTTGATTATATAAATGGCTTCGATGGCCACAGGCTCACCATTTACAAACTTACATTTAACTTCTCTGGTGTTTAACTCTCCTTCCTCATCAGTTAAATACATCCCCGTAACAGCTTGAGTATTACCGCTTTCTAAAATAGGAGACTCTTCAAAACGAAAAGTGGCGGTGCCATTGCTACCATCACGAGAGCGAGTCATTTTTACATCAGGAATTGATTCCTCGATAATGCCTTTAGTAAATTCTATTTGAGCCATATTAAAATTTTACCTTTATATTTTTTATTACTATAACCTTACTTATCATCTCACAGTCAAGGGCGATCAACGTTAAAATTTAAGGGGTAATTACAAAAATTTTCAAAAGAAATTCCCCTCACAAGATGCTAGAAGCCCAAGTACATTCAGAATTACGCAACTTTTTGCGCACCTATAGCCCTTCTGATTGGGTACATCATCTTACCATGGCGAGAATGGTGGCCCGTGGTCTGCGCCTGGGGCGATCGGCTATAATCCAAACAGGAGTTAGTCACGATACCTATAATTTAAGTTATTTAACCCCTGCCCTTCTGTGTGATAAAACCGTTATTATTGTTGCCATACACAAAAATCAACGGCAACTAATAGAACAAAAAATTCCCTTTTTACAACAAAAGCTAGGTACTAACAAATTAGTTTTTAATCAGTTATCTACCCATACAAAAAGTAATAATTCTCTTATTTTATTAACTCCTCAGAATTGGTTAACAAAAACCATTAATAGCAATTTAGTCAATAACTCCCATATTCTTATAGAAGAAGCCGAAAAATTACCCCAATTTATTAATGAATATCTCACCATCTCCGTAGATGTTTATGATTGGTTTAAATTACAAAAAGATAATGAGCAATATAAAAGTTATATTCAAACTCAACTAGCAAAACTAACTCAATCAGTATTTAGTCACCCAATAAATCCCTATAACAGTTACTTATTAGAAACTAAAGAAAAGCAAATTATTCAAGAAATAATTTTTAAAATAAAACCAACAAAATTAGATTTATACAATAAACTAATTAAACTAAACGAGCATTTCTTAGACGAAAAGAACCATATTAACTACGTTGAAGTAAATCGCTCAAAAGGACAATTTATAATTAAATCTTCCCCTCTTAATTTTCATGACAATATCAAAGAAATTTGGCAACAAAAATCGGTTACTCTTATCGCTAACTATCTTAGCCCCGAAAAAGAAGCCATCGATTATAGTAAACAACTAGGCATTGATAACAGTAACTATACCTGTCTCAAATTTTCTCCCCATGCCCCCAATGCCATCCTAAAACTATATTTCCCTGAAAAATTTCCCTTCCCCAATAGCCCCGAATTTCAAAACTCCGTCACCAGAGAGATTACAGCCCTTGTTTCTAGTGCCAAAGTTAACCATCAACCCATTATTGTCATCATTGAAGATGTACCTTTACAGGCTCAAATTACCTCCATTTTGGCTTCCCAATTTGGTTCGAGAGTAAAACTTAATGACCTTGATTGTAGTAATAATACTGTATTGGTATGTGGTATTAATTTTTGGTATCAACATCAAGAAAGATTCCCTTCACCGCAACTGCTGATTATGGCAACTTTACCCATTCCCTCCTTAGAAAATCCTCTAGTTGCCTCCCAAGTAAATTATTATAAAAGTCAAAAAAAAGACTGGTTTCGCTTATATCTGTTGCCCCATGGTATAAAAACCCTACAACAATTAACCGTGTCTGTGCGCAAAAATCAGGGGGTTTTGGCTTTGTTAGACAATCGAGTTAGTTTTCGCAGTTATGGTAATAGGGTGTTAGAGGCGCTCGAACCTTATGCGAAAATAAATTACGTAGATTTAAATTGGTTAAATTAAATTAATTAATACTCACAGAAACAATTATGCCCATCGTTCAATTTCAAGAAAAAAATATTAGTTGTGAAGTAGGAGAAAATCTCCGCAAAGTTTTGCTCAAAAATGATGCTGAATTATACAATGGTAAAGCAAAATATATTAATTGTATGGGTATCGGTAGCTGTGGTACTTGTGCTGTGCAAATAAAGGGAAGTGTTAATGCTCCTAATTGGAAAGATAAGGCAAGGCGCTCTTTTCCTCCTCACTCCCCTGATAGAGATTTGAGGTTAGCTTGTCAAACAAAAGTTTTAGGAGATATTTCTGTTACTAAATATGATGGTTTTTGGGGACAGAAAAACACTTTAAAATAAGGCTTTATTCACTACCAAAGACTTCAATATCACTAAAAACACAGACGGGGGAAGCGTGTCCTACTCGAATCATTTGATTTGGTTCACCTTTACCACATATAGGAGTGCCAAAAACATCTTTGGTTGATTCGTCTCCCACTGCCGAGAGGTTGTGCCAAAAATGCTGGGTTACTCCTCTATAGTTAGGGTTGCGGAGGGTTTTGGTGAGTTGACCATTTTCGATGAGACGGGCATATTCACAACCAAACTGAAATTTGTTACGATAGTCATCGATAGACCATGAGCGGTTGGATTCCATATAAACCCCATGTTCGATATTGCTAATCAAGTCATCAAAACTATTTTCCCCTGATTCTAAGTTTAAATTAGCCATGCGGTCAATGGGAGGACGATTCCAAGAACTAGCCCGACTGTTAGCAACTCCTTCAACTTTTGCTCTGGCTTGGCTTTCAAGACTTCCTAAGCCTCTCAATAGGATTCCGTCTTTGATTAAATGTTGTCGTTGGGCTTCTATACCTGTATCATCAAAGCCATAACTGGCCAATTCTCCTTCAAAAGTGGGATCGAAGGTTATATTCATTTTTGATGAACCATAGGCAAGGTTGCCGAAGTCTTCTAGTTTGACAAAGCTACTGCCTGCATAGTTTCTCTCGTCTCCTAATATTCGATCTAATTCGAGGGGATGTCCTACGCTTTCGTGAATTTGTAACATCATTTGGTCAGGGGCGAGTACTAGGTTTGTTCTAGTATTGGGACATTCTTGGGCATGGATAAGGGCGATCGCACTTTCCCCTATTTGTTTAGCCCGTTGTAAAATGAGAGAGGGATTAATAATTTCTGCACCCCCTTGATAACACCGCGCCAACATTCCATTATCACTACGTTTTTGGATAATATTACCATCTTGAGCAACAGCACCATAATCCGTGGATACCATGGAAAAATGTTGAAAAATATTAGCACCATTACTACTAACAAAATGATGCTCTACTTCATTCATTATGGCCAAAGCAGTAGTTTTAACCACCAGAGACGATACTTTTAAACTCTCACATACCTGAATTAGTAAATCATTTATATCCCTAATACTGAGAGTGTCAAGGGGGTTTTGTACCGAAGACTGATAACCTCCCCGACTAGGAGGACGAATGCTACTATCAAAACTAAAAATTCCCCATT of Cyanobacterium sp. HL-69 contains these proteins:
- the dinG gene encoding ATP-dependent DNA helicase DinG, whose amino-acid sequence is MLEAQVHSELRNFLRTYSPSDWVHHLTMARMVARGLRLGRSAIIQTGVSHDTYNLSYLTPALLCDKTVIIVAIHKNQRQLIEQKIPFLQQKLGTNKLVFNQLSTHTKSNNSLILLTPQNWLTKTINSNLVNNSHILIEEAEKLPQFINEYLTISVDVYDWFKLQKDNEQYKSYIQTQLAKLTQSVFSHPINPYNSYLLETKEKQIIQEIIFKIKPTKLDLYNKLIKLNEHFLDEKNHINYVEVNRSKGQFIIKSSPLNFHDNIKEIWQQKSVTLIANYLSPEKEAIDYSKQLGIDNSNYTCLKFSPHAPNAILKLYFPEKFPFPNSPEFQNSVTREITALVSSAKVNHQPIIVIIEDVPLQAQITSILASQFGSRVKLNDLDCSNNTVLVCGINFWYQHQERFPSPQLLIMATLPIPSLENPLVASQVNYYKSQKKDWFRLYLLPHGIKTLQQLTVSVRKNQGVLALLDNRVSFRSYGNRVLEALEPYAKINYVDLNWLN
- a CDS encoding ferredoxin, producing MPIVQFQEKNISCEVGENLRKVLLKNDAELYNGKAKYINCMGIGSCGTCAVQIKGSVNAPNWKDKARRSFPPHSPDRDLRLACQTKVLGDISVTKYDGFWGQKNTLK
- the psbW gene encoding photosystem II 13kDa protein PsbW, which translates into the protein MAQIEFTKGIIEESIPDVKMTRSRDGSNGTATFRFEESPILESGNTQAVTGMYLTDEEGELNTREVKCKFVNGEPVAIEAIYIIKSVEEWERFMRFMERYAEEHGLGFSKS
- the sqdB gene encoding UDP-sulfoquinovose synthase SqdB, producing MKALVIGGDGYCGWATALHLSNKGYEVAILDSLARRHWDDKLGSQTLTPIAPIQKRIQRWYELTGKKIELFIGDITNYDFLIKAFRQFEPESVVHFGEQRSAPYSMIDREHAVFTQVNNVVGTLNILYALKEEFPDTHLVKLGTMGEYGTPNIDIEEGYIEIEHNGRKDVLPYPKQPGSFYHLSKVHDSHNIHFACKVWGIRATDLNQGIVYGVLTEETGMDEMLVNRLDYDGVFGTALNRFCIQAALGHPLTVYGSGQQTRALLDIRDTVRCMELAIANPAEAGKFRVFNQFTERFSINDLATMVQKAGQTIGLKVEVNNIDNPRVELEEHYFNAKNTKLLDLGLQPHYLSDSLLDSLLNFATKYKDRANLEQILPKVSWRR
- a CDS encoding TldD family protein, Beta/Gamma-proteobacterial subgroup, which produces MNIDLEKTIENLTITADWVGLRYVSEKSQTHRFRDGLPQYHGKKINRGVMAEVLVNGQMGYCATNRLDFASIQRAVNNARQQAISAQEWGIFSFDSSIRPPSRGGYQSSVQNPLDTLSIRDINDLLIQVCESLKVSSLVVKTTALAIMNEVEHHFVSSNGANIFQHFSMVSTDYGAVAQDGNIIQKRSDNGMLARCYQGGAEIINPSLILQRAKQIGESAIALIHAQECPNTRTNLVLAPDQMMLQIHESVGHPLELDRILGDERNYAGSSFVKLEDFGNLAYGSSKMNITFDPTFEGELASYGFDDTGIEAQRQHLIKDGILLRGLGSLESQARAKVEGVANSRASSWNRPPIDRMANLNLESGENSFDDLISNIEHGVYMESNRSWSIDDYRNKFQFGCEYARLIENGQLTKTLRNPNYRGVTQHFWHNLSAVGDESTKDVFGTPICGKGEPNQMIRVGHASPVCVFSDIEVFGSE
- the moaB gene encoding molybdenum cofactor biosynthesis protein MoaB, producing MVIPHKDKEFIVVNCAVITISDTRTVDTDKSGQIIKNKLTKNSHNISYYDIIKDNSDQIKLSINDLSKRETIDILILSGGTGISPRDNTFDVVDGLLDKEIPGFGEIFRYLSYQEIGSRAMISRAIAGIYNNKIIFSLPGSSNAVTLAMEKLILPELNHLITQLGIKK